A single Candoia aspera isolate rCanAsp1 chromosome 7, rCanAsp1.hap2, whole genome shotgun sequence DNA region contains:
- the EFCAB10 gene encoding EF-hand calcium-binding domain-containing protein 10, translated as MDRETEGREYLAQHKIPELLYSLTALLLFHRPESPREFLIKTLEKVKFAKLTNVDYPNLMDESNLDAMFEMLDVAGQGYINVTQYKGALESLGLSTQDIIYEENALITLDTFKGNVMTKFAELWEAF; from the exons ATGGACCGAGAAACGGAGGGTCGTGAGTACCTGGCGCAGCACAAAATCCCGGAACTTTTGTACAGCCTGACTGCGTTGCTTCTCTTCCACCGGCCAG AAAGTCCAAGAGAGTTTTTGATAAAGACATTGGAAAAAGTAAAGTTTGCAAAATTGACTAATGTGGATTATCCCAATCTTATGGATGAGTCAAACTTGGATGCAATGTTTGAAATGCTAGATGTTGCAGGCCAAGGCTACATAAATGTAACACAATACAAAGGAG CACTTGAATCTTTGGGATTGAGTACTCAGGATATAATTTATGAAGAAAATGCACTAATTACATTAGATACCTTCAAGGGAAATGT GATGACAAAATTTGCTGAACTGTGGGAAGCATTTTAA
- the RINT1 gene encoding RAD50-interacting protein 1 produces MLLSQQAPDREEKVGEEAERPAEAHMFCTTGNAKVEDRNNGNKRIPKDPESCDIPFYVSEFVERKVGNDYDSLSKLGDLIKQLSKNKIKLEEQVLTVSSEVPKRIQKALQNAEDSKKSLYQLLENERILCDSINNYLLMSSPWMEEFGALISQIKEVERHLAYLKQISQIEELSDNIQQYLMTNNVPEAATTLASMAELDIRLQESSCSHLLTFVRSTVQFWHKILKNKLSSDFEEVLTQLHWPFIGPAQSQALGLATSSANAIEIYSNFETLFSQLLKLQTSDELLTKPKQLPEKYLLPPTPPIILPMQIMLTPLQKRFKYHFTGNRQTNVLSKPEWYLTQVLMWIGNHVSFLEDKVQPILDKAGTPVNARLEFSRALVMLILEKLDADIPCLLYDDNLFCHLVDEMLLFERELHGVHGYLSSFPSCMHILSEETYFQRWLTAERKFALQKMDSMLSSDAAWVSQYKDITDVDEMKVPDCAETFMTLLLVITDRYKHLPTAARKLRFLELQKELVDDFRIRLTQVMKEETRTPLAFRYCAILNAVNYIATVLADWADNVFFLQLQQAALEMYAESSALNKLQLGQLASMESSVFDEMINLLERLKHDMLTRQVDHVFREVKDVAKIYKKERWLSLPSQAEQAVMSLSSTACPLLLALSDRLLQLEQQLCYSLFKIFWQMLAGNVDLFIYQDVILANHFNEGGAAQLQFDMTRNLFPLFSHYCKRPENYFKHIKEACIVLNLNIGSALLLKDVLQSATETRTGITFNSNQPTAVAALNELGIYKLAPKDVEILLNLRTNWPNTGK; encoded by the exons atgCTCCTTTCTCAGCAGGCACCTGACCGAGAGGAGAAGGTAGGGGAAGAAGCAGAACGCCCTGCAGAAGCTCACATGTTCTG TACTACAGGTAATGCTAAAGTGGAAGACCGTAATAATGGAAACAAAAGAATTCCTAAAGACCCAGAGAGCTGCGACATCCCATTCTATGTGTCTGAATTTGTAGAAAGGAAGGTTGGAAATGATTATGACTCATTAAGCAAGCTTGGTGATCTGATCAAACAGCtgtcaaaaaacaaaataaaattagaagaacAG GTACTAACAGTTTCATCAGAAGTTCCCAAAAGAATTCAGAAGGCCTTGCAGAATGCAGAGGATTCTAAGAAATCTCTCTATCAGCTTCTAGAGAATGAGAGAATTTTGTGCGATTCAATTAATAACTACTTGTTGATGTCCAGCCCATGGATGGAGGAATTTGGTGCTTTGATAAGTCAAATAAAAGAAGTTGAAAGGCATCTTGCTTATTTAAAACAGATTTCACAAATAGAAGAGTTAAG TGACAACATCCAGCAGTATCTAATGACTAACAATGTACCAGAGGCTGCTACTACTCTGGCATCCATGGCTGAATTAGATATCAGGCTTCAAGAGTCATCCTGCTCACACCTTTTAACTTTTGTAAGATCTACTGTTCAATTCTGGCACAAGATCCTGAAAAATAAATTGTCAAG TGATTTTGAAGAGGTGCTGACTCAGCTGCATTGGCCATTTATTGGACCAGCACAGTCCCAAGCTTTGGGCCTGGCTACCTCCTCAGCTAATGCCATAGAAATATACAGTAACTTTGAAACCCTGTTTTCTCAACTCCTAAAACTGCAGACATC AGATGAACTGTTAACCAAACCAAAGCAGCTTCCAGAAAAGTATCTTCTTCCCCCAACTCCACCTATTATATTACCGATGCAGATCATGCTGACTCCCCTTCAGAAAAGATTCAAATACCATTTCACGGGGAACAGGCAAACCAATGTCCTGAGCAAG CCTGAGTGGTACCTTACCCAAGTACTCATGTGGATTGGAAATCATGTGTCATTTCTTGAAGACAAAGTTCAACCCATACTGGATAAAGCAGGCACTCCTGTGAATGCGAGG TTAGAGTTTTCCCGCGCTTTGGTGATGCTAATCCTGGAGAAGCTGGATGCCGACATTCCTTGCTTGTTGTATGATGACAACCTCTTCTGTCACCTGGTGGACGAGATGCTTCTCTTTGAAAGAGAGCTGCACGGAGTCCATGGATATCTCAGCAGTTTCCCCAGCTGTATGCACATTTTATCCGAAGAAACCTACTTTCAGAGGTGGTtaactgcagaaagaaaat TTGCTCTTCAGAAGATGGACTCCATGCTTTCGTCCGATGCTGCTTGGGTATCACAGTACAAAGATATCACTGATGTAGATGAAATGAAAGTCCCAGACTGTGCTGAAACTTTTATGACTCTGCTTCTGGTTATCACCG ACAGGTACAAGCATCTTCCTACAGCAGCTAGAAAACTGCGGTTCCTTGAACTGCAAAAAGAGTTGGTGGATGACTTTAGAATACGACTCACTCAAGTCATGAAGGAAGAAACCAGAACACCTCTAGCTTTCCGATACTGTGCAATCCTCAATGCTGTCAACTACATAGCAACAGTCCTAGCAGACTGGGCTGACAATGTT TTTTTTTTGCAGCTCCAGCAGGCTGCTCTGGAAATGTATGCCGAGAGCAGTGCTCTAAATAAGCTACAGTTAGGACAGCTGGCTTCTATGGAAAGCTCGGTGTTTGATGAAATGATTAACCTCCTGGAACGACTAAAGCATGACATGCTGACTCGCCAAGTAGATCATGTCTTCAGGGAGGTCAAAGATGTTGCCAAGATATATAAAAAGGAAAG GTGGCTCTCCTTGCCTTCCCAGGCTGAACAGGCAGTGATGTCCTTATCAAGCACCGCCTGCCCGTTGCTCCTAGCCTTGAGCGACCGGCTCCTCCAGCTAGAGCAGCAGCTTTGCTATTCCTTGTTCAAAATCTTCTGGCAAATGCTTGCAGGGAACGTGGACTTGTTCATCTATCAGGAT GTCATTCTAGCCAATCACTTCAATGAAGGAGGAGCAGCACAGCTCCAGTTTGATATGACTCGGaatcttttccctttgttttcacATTACTGCAAACGGCCAGAGAATTATTTCAAGCA CATCAAGGAGGCTTGTATTGTACTGAACTTAAATATTGGTTCAGCCCTGCTATTGAAGGACGTGCTACAGTCAGCCACTGAAACCAGAACTGGAATCACCTTTAATTCAAATCAACCCACTGCAGTGGCAGCATTAAATGAACTTGGAATTTATAAGTTAGCTCCAAAGGATGTTGAGATTCTTCTTAATCTGAGGACAAATTGGCCTAATACTGGCAAATAA